Genomic window (Magnolia sinica isolate HGM2019 chromosome 10, MsV1, whole genome shotgun sequence):
AAACACTCATCAGTAACAAGCAAAACCCTAATCTCAGGCGAAAGAGATCGAGCCCATAACTTCAACTGTTCGTTGATCACCCGGCAAAGGATCTTCCATGGGAGATCATAAACAGGCATCTGCTGATCAGCGACCTGATTTGTGGACGCCTCAACCTAGATCAAAACTCCAAAAAGAAAATCATAATCAAACCCCAGGCAAACCAAGAAAGACCCAAAGCCCTTCGAGAAATCCATTTCCGCAGAACATGTAGTAAAACTGACAACAATAAAtcagaaaatcagaaaaatctgaGACATGCTCGGAGAAAAAATACCTGCTCTGTGGCCCTGTGGAAAATAGAATACTGAATCTCCTTGACGAGCGGACAGGCACAAGCATGCCAAAGCTCGGTATAAAGAGCATCCTCCAAATCTAAAACACATTGAAAAACTAAAATCAGAACCAGATCTCCTCTCGACGTGCCTGAATCTGAACCTTGACGTTCAGATGTCTAGCTAAAACTGTCGAACTTACCTTTTCCAGATGCTGGCGAAGCTAAAACGCTCTTCCTTGCCATTCTACCATCGTTCGATTCACTATAGCCAGAAGAGAAGCTCTCCCCACAGCCGTTCCCCTTGACAGAAACATCAGAAGACGCCATTCCACCATCGTTCGGTTTAATCCTCCTTCCTTTGAAGCTTCTTTTCTGCTTTTGGCTTCTTTTCTGCAGGAGCTGTCTCTGCCTTTTTCTCTTCCGTCGACTTCTCTACAACAGGCTTCTTCTCGGCCTTGGGTGCCATTGGGGAGAAACTTAAGATTGTGAATTTGAAGAAGGGTTTGGGAGAGTAGAGGTGAGCGATTGgaatgagaagaaaaagaagagagataaTAGGGTGCGTGTGGACTTTTAAGACCACTTCAGAGAGATAATAAGGGAGTATCCAGTCCGTTTCCAGCTGGCCCGGACGCGGTTTTGATTACGGAGGAGGTTCCAacgcaaggatgctaggtggggcccaccaaaatgtttgtgagaaatccaccccgtctatccgtTTTACTATCTTATTTTAGGACGTGGGGCCAAAACTGAGGTGTATCCATCACGGAAGTTGGCCACATGAGAAGAAACGGCGGCACTTAGTGAACACCATTCAGGAATAGGTATAGTTGTAGACCGTTTCTAATTAGGAACGGCCTAGAACCGTTCCTAAAGCAAAGCAGTAGCCCCAATTCCAGAAATCTCTGCGAGGAGACGGaaattccgtggattcggaatatttatccaacctcacgtccttccctgcgtcaataaGCAATCAATTGCCACTATTTTCTTTATTGTGGTatgcttgaactttggatattattcaattATGTTCGCATGCTCTATAATGAACTTTTAAAATGAAGAATGGACCATGTGGAGAagacacatcactgtgggccgcaCAGAGTTTAcccaataatatttattttccatccaacccgttgattaggtcagagAGTATATTAACGTTTGGGCTTTCAGCTCCATGCAAATGGGGCCAAGATTAATTGATCAAAAACATTGATAAGATTCAAGGTGCTATGATTTTCCAATTTGAAATCTCCATCCATAATATCAaccatctgatgaatggcttcGATTGCTTAACATTGGTAGGTACTCATACAGAACAAACTGGGCAAGTCCACTCAACTAGGTGCATGGTTCTCAGTGTATGAAACAAGAGGGctaggattattattattattattatttatagtcAGAGAAGGTGATTGAAGAAAAAGGAAATGAGCCGATGCAGTGTCATGCATTCTTTTTTAAACTAGGGAGTTGTTGGCTAAGTCTCATTCTGCACCTGTGAGTTTCGAACAAGTGATTGAAGTTTCTTGTGAGGAGAGATGCGaggagaaaggctaagatgtCTGCTGAAGCCGTTGTTTCATCAGCAGTAATAAAACTCAGCTTTTTTCCTATTCCAATAGGCAGTTTCGCTCTATGGAGCGTGTGATCAGGTCGAGTGGGTCAAGAGAGAATTGAGGCGAATGCCGTGCTTCTTGAAAGACACAGACACAAAACAAAGCAGAGATGCAAGAGTGAAGAATTGGGTGGCAGACATAAGAGATGTCGCTTACAATGCAGAAGACGTCATCGACACCTTCATACTCGAAATAGAACGATATAGGAGAAGTGGGTTCGTTGGTTTCTTCAAATGGTGCCCGTCCATCGATTTATTGGCTCAACGTAAGATCCGCAATGAAATTGAAcagataaagaataaaatagggGAGATCTCTGCAAGTAGGCTGACGTATGGCATTAAAGATGTGGGAGAAGTAGTCCTGTGGGTGAAAGTTTATGAAGGCGAGGGCAAAGGCAGACTTCTATATTTGGAGTGACGGATGTCGTCGGTTTTGATGAAGAAATAAAGACACTGGTGGCACGGTTGATCGATGGCGATTCACGACATTGTGTGGTTTCTGTAGTTGGAATGGGAGGTCTCGGCAAGACCACTCTTGCAATTAAAGTGTATAACAAGGAAGCTGTTAAGAAACGTTTTGATTTTTGTGCTTGGGTTTTTGTATCTCAACAACATGTGGTGAGAGATCTTTTGCAAAGCCTTATAAAAGACTTAATGACTCTTATTAAAGAAGAGCTTGAGatggtggagaaaatgaatgATGTTCAGTTGAGGTAAAAGCTTTTCAATCATTTGAAGGAGAGGAGATTTCTTGTGGTGTTGGATGATATATGGAATACTGAAGCATGGGATTCTTTACTGGCTGCTTTTCCAGATATGAACAAGGGAAGTCGAGTCCTACTCACCACCCACAACAGAGATGTAGCTTCATATGCAGATCCACAGAGCTCTCCCCAGAAGTTGCAGCTTTTAGGAGATGAAGTGGGATGGAAATTGTTTTGTAACAAAACATTCTTAGAGCAAGGTATTCATTATCCGCAAAATTTAGAGAAGCTTGGAGAAGAGATTGTGAAAAAATGTTGTCGTTTGGCTCTTGCTATTGTTGTCAATGGGGGCCTACTATCAAGAAAAGCAAAGGATCCAAACGAGTGGGGGAAAGCACTCCAGAGAATTAGCACGCAATCTGTTGATGATAAATCTCGAATCACAAACATATTAAGCTATGAAGATCTACCCTACCATCTGAAGCCATACTTTCTCTACTTTGGCATTTTTCCAGAAGACCATGAGATTAGTGCTAAGAAATTGATTCGTTTGTGGGTCACCGAAGGATTTATAGAGCCAACAGGGGAAGAAACGGTGGAGGAAGCTGCAGATGATTGCCTTGAGGAACTGATCCATAGAAGTCTGATTCAAGTAGTGAAAAGAAATTTCATTGGCAGAGTAAAAAGTTGCCGTATCCATGATCTCTTACTTGAACTCTCAATTTCAAAAGCAAAGGAAGATAAATTCCTCAACGTTCATCGTGGAGATACAAATCCTCTCTCTCCATCGAAAGCATGCCGGCTTGCTATTCATCATGCCATTAGCAGGTACACTTCTTTAAATCATGCCAACCAATACCTTCGCTTTGTGTCATCCTTCACTTTAGACAGTGAATGGCTTGGAAAAAAGCAAGAGGAGTTTCTTTACAGTGGATTCAGTTTGCTTAGGGTGTTACATTTAGATGTATCTAACCCATCATATGTAAAGCTTCCAAACGAAATATGTAGACTGATCCACTTAAGATACCTTGGCTTCAGGGTGAGTGAATTCACAAGAAGCCTCCCATCATCCATAAGCAATCTTCGCAGTCTAGAAACACTGCATGTAGAAGAAGGTCAATGGGTCATCGTCATACCCAGTTGTATTTGGAAGATGCAACAATTAAGGCATATGGATGTTTCCTCAGGAATTATAAAAAGTAACCGTTTCAGGTCTAAAAGAATAGTCGGGCGTCCATCAGTCGGACTTGATTGTCTACTTAATCTTCAGACTCTAAAAGTTGTGGAAGCTGGCGATTGGATAGAGGATTGTTTGGGAAAGCTAACTAATCTCAAGAAACTAAGAATATGGGGGATCATCTGGAGTAGGCATGGAAATGGATTGTCCAGCTATCTTCCCAAATTGGGCCACCTCCAGTCTTTGAGGTTGGGATGGAGGCATACTATTCCAGTGTTTATGCCTTTCTCACATCACTTGCATCTGAAGTAGATGTGTTTGAGGGGAAAGTTAGAGAAGCCACCCGAGTGGTATGAATTCTCACCTAACCTCAGCAAGCTTACCTTGGAATTGTCCAAGTTAATGGTAGACCCGATGGCAACATTAGAGAAACTGCCCAACCTTCGGATTCTCAGATTGCTTCTTGATTCTTACATGGGAAAGGAAATGGTCTGCTCTGCACAAGGGTTTCCTCAACTCGAATCCTTACATGTTATACAGTTACCTGAATTAGAAGAATGGATAATAGAGGAAGGAGCGATGCCAAGGCTTTTACATTTGCTGATTTGGAACTGCTATCATTTAAAGATGCTTCCAGGACTGCAACATGTGACTATCCTCAAGAAATTGGTTGTGGGTTCCATGCCCAATGAATTCAAAGACAGAATGCGGGAAAACGGCGGAGAGGATTAGCGTAAGATTCAACATATACCCTCTATCTAAATATAATAAGTTGCTGTTGTGGCTGACTATCGAAGGCAGTTGAATTTAGTTGCTTCTTTCTTCCACCAAAGGAAAAAATGCATGGAAGGGCACATTCAGCATCTTTACAAAGACGGGtgagcttttcttcttctttgctttattTCCCTCTGCTTGATTCACACCATAAACTATAATTACACGCATTCTAACTTTTAGTTATATTAATTAATCATTTTTTAAAAGTTTGCACAAGTGGGCCCCTGTTTCAGGTAATGGCCCCTTTTTTGCACTAGGGACCATAATATTAACATTTTCGAGCATTGAAATGGACGTTTCACTTGTAATAACTAAAATTCCAAATGGGAAAAGTTTTATACTCTGgctgtatgatggatgatacacatgcacttaaaaaATACTAAGATTGTCCTCATGTCTTGATTTTAATGCTGCTTGCTGAGTGtctgataaaatacatgtaaagtattattactattttgcattctgtaagaaattgaagatgcattttaTGTGTTCGAGAAAATGTTGCACACACTggaactcagctcaaactggcCTGAGATGCCGAACAGAGCCAAGTTCCACTCAGTTCAAGTCATGTACCGCTCTAGTTTAGAGCATatacctaaaaatgaagcatatacaattcTTATGTAGACTATACTATATGAAAGAGTGGTGTATGGCCTTTAatggccgcaaaagttttggataaaaaaACTGATACTTGTTTTTTCCTTCAGACAAATAAAGATTCTGATggactccatgaagtttttaataatggagattcaatcatgactgtttcctCTGGGGTGGCCCGCCTAAGAGTTGGGCATACTTTATTTTCAGgtacatgccttaaaatgatctttcaaaatggttggacggtgttgatttaacGAACATACATCACTGTTAGCCCAACCGTCAGGTCTCATCCACTTTGGTGGATCCGgacgtctcacctaatccgctcctggaAAAGGGGGCATTTGGAATGGAAACGGATCGcgtggtgtaccgcacaccactgaCCTCCGTGTTGAGTTGATGTCACCCAGTTCGAGTtgtgaccccaccatgatgtcattgttatatccacaccgtccatcaattttacaaGATTGTTTTAAggcattaga
Coding sequences:
- the LOC131217584 gene encoding disease resistance protein RPH8A-like; this encodes MPCFLKDTDTKQSRDARVKNWVADIRDVAYNAEDVIDTFILEIERYRRSGFVGFFKWCPSIDLLAQRKIRNEIEQIKNKIGEISASRLTYGIKDVGEVVLWVKVYEEIKTLVARLIDGDSRHCVVSVVGMGGLGKTTLAIKVYNKEAVKKRFDFCAWVFVSQQHVERRFLVVLDDIWNTEAWDSLLAAFPDMNKGSRVLLTTHNRDVASYADPQSSPQKLQLLGDEVGWKLFCNKTFLEQGIHYPQNLEKLGEEIVKKCCRLALAIVVNGGLLSRKAKDPNEWGKALQRISTQSVDDKSRITNILSYEDLPYHLKPYFLYFGIFPEDHEISAKKLIRLWVTEGFIEPTGEETVEEAADDCLEELIHRSLIQVVKRNFIGRVKSCRIHDLLLELSISKAKEDKFLNVHRGDTNPLSPSKACRLAIHHAISRYTSLNHANQYLRFVSSFTLDSEWLGKKQEEFLYSGFSLLRVLHLDVSNPSYVKLPNEICRLIHLRYLGFRMCLRGKLEKPPEWYEFSPNLSKLTLELSKLMVDPMATLEKLPNLRILRLLLDSYMGKEMVCSAQGFPQLESLHVIQLPELEEWIIEEGAMPRLLHLLIWNCYHLKMLPGLQHVTILKKLVVGSMPNEFKDRMRENGGED